A region from the Fundulus heteroclitus isolate FHET01 chromosome 22, MU-UCD_Fhet_4.1, whole genome shotgun sequence genome encodes:
- the LOC118557234 gene encoding G2/M phase-specific E3 ubiquitin-protein ligase → MVFIQILLFGGEEDLENTMNAIGTTCYSRYTELYAPIIINNEEDSGSDAASLDLPEDSEVEKLSAPEIIANLALQIDRHAVNRLNICRSDIWDGAVRGFKRATFSEKKDLQVKFSDDAGRFEDGIDTGGPKREFLSLLMKTLKERFIFDGPAESRFLVYNSNAIREDEYSLAGKMIAMSIVHGGPGPNFLSRDLVNYISGQSSFHSSVTDVTDEEIGKVLREIQNASSLQTLRELMVQHSTMLQTAGCLNRVNSLEEKHSIVNEYLRWYIIERNHSAIERFKNGLTTLEFLTALQQHPNVLAPVLCHSETKLSAVDMENLFQPELSPDGSNRRAQENKTASLWADYLFDCEENNEVTLEDVLMFATGVPSIPPAGMDPQPRLQYINTSKFPMANTCANTLKLPLLDSYITFKHNMNFGIKNSRGFGCL, encoded by the exons ATGGTTTTTATACAGATCTTACTTTTTGGTGGAGAAGAGGACCTGGAAAATACAATGAATGCAATAGGAACTACGTGCTATAG CAGATACACAGAACTGTATGCGCCCATTATAATCAACAATGAAGAGGACTCAGGAAGTGATGCAGCCAGTCTTGATCTTCCAGAGGATTCTGA GGTGGAAAAGCTCTCCGCACCAGAAATAATTGCAAACCTGGCACTCCAAATTGACCGCCATGCTGTAAACAGACTTAACATCTGCCGGTCGGACATCTGGGATGGAGCCGTCAGAGGATTCAAAAGGGCAACATTCTCTGAAAAGAAGGATCTCCAAGTGAAGTTTTCAGATGATGCTGGCAGGTTTGAGGATGGTATTGATACAGGTGGACCAAAAAGGGAATTCCTCTCACTCCTGATGAAAACTCTGAAGGAACGATTCATATTTGATGGACCTGCAGAAAGTCGCTTCCTTGTCTACAATTCCAATG CAATCAGAGAGGATGAGTATAGTTTGGCAGGGAAGATGATTGCCATGTCCATAGTTCATGGTGGACCTGGCCCAAATTTCCTTTCAAGGGATTTGGTCAACTACATCTCAGGGCAGTCCAGTTTCCACTCATCTGTAACAGACGTTACAGATGAAGAAATAGGGAAAGTGTTACGAGAG ATCCAGAATGCTTCCTCATTGCAGACCCTCAGAGAATTAATGGTACAGCACAGTACCATGTTGCAAACTGCAGGGTGCTTAAACCGTGTTAATTCATTGGAGGAAAAGCACTCCATAGTGAATGAGTACCTCAGGTGGTACATAATTGAAAGGAATCACAGCGCAATCGaaag ATTCAAGAATGGACTTACTACTTTGGAGTTTTTAACAGCCCTGCAGCAACATCCTAACGTTCTGGCTCCTGTCCTGTGCCACTCTGAGACAAAGTTATCTGCTGTGGACATGGAAAATCTCTTCCAACCAGAGCTTAGTCCAGATGGCAGCAACCGGCGAGCCCAGGAGAACAAGACAGCAAGTTTATGGGCCGACTACCTTTTTGACTGTGAAG AAAATAACGAGGTGACCCTGGAAGATGTACTTATGTTTGCAACAGGTGTGCCATCTATTCCTCCTGCTGGTATGGACCCTCAGCCACGTCTTCAATATATTAACACCTCAAAATTCCCCATGGCAAATACGTGTGCGAACACTTTAAAGCTGCCCCTTTTGGACAGCTACATTACATTTAAGCACAATATGAACTTTGGGATTAAGAATTCCCGTGGCTTTGGATGCCTTTAG